One genomic region from Quercus robur chromosome 4, dhQueRobu3.1, whole genome shotgun sequence encodes:
- the LOC126724119 gene encoding S-norcoclaurine synthase 1-like isoform X2 — protein MALAPSESLEWSLPVASVQELAIQKLDKVPLRYVRDDLDQTTPSNPSLRVPLIDMNKLVNPEFREKELHKLRFACQEWGVFQIINHGVFDESLSKMREQVQEFFDLPLQEKKRWAQKPGSLEGYGQAFVTSEEQKLEWNDMIFLKTLPLQDRSLNFWPKNPQEFRKTLESYSEDMRNVAVSIVRFITMGLGLEAQIFCDTFKEGTYEIRMNCYPPCHEPERVIGLNPHADISGITLLLECGDTPGLQVLKDEHWVNVEPVNGAIVVNLGHIMEIISNGNYKAPDHRAVVNNSKQRMSIVTFCYPNPSVDIGPAEKLIKSGSPPVYKTLTNAEYFHSFFNRKLEVSFIDSLKI, from the exons ATGGCTTTGGCACCTTCAGAGAGCCTTGAATGGTCTCTACCAGTTGCAAGTGTTCAAGAGCTTGCAATCCAAAAGCTTGATAAGGTGCCACTTAGATATGTAAGGGATGACTTGGACCAGACTACTCCTTCCAATCCTTCTCTTCGTGTACCTTTGATTGATATGAACAAGTTGGTCAACCCAGAATTCCGTGAAAAAGAGCTCCACAAGCTTCGCTTTGCATGTCAAGAATGGGGAGTTTTCCAG ATTATAAACCATGGAGTTTTTGATGAATCACTAAGCAAAATGAGAGAGCAAGTTCAAGAGTTCTTTGACCTTCCTTTGCAAGAGAAGAAACGTTGGGCTCAGAAACCAGGAAGTCTCGAAGGTTATGGTCAGGCATTTGTGACTTCAGAGGAACAAAAGTTGGAGTGGAATGACATGATCTTCCTCAAAACTCTTCCCCTTCAAGATAGAAGTTTGAATTTCTGGCCAAAAAACCCTCAGGAGTTCAG AAAAACTCTGGAATCTTATTCTGAAGATATGAGGAATGTGGCAGTTTCTATCGTAAGGTTCATAACCATGGGGCTTGGACTTGAGGCTCAAATTTTTTGTGACACTTTTAAGGAAGGAACGTACGAAATAAGGATGAATTGCTATCCTCCTTGTCACGAACCTGAACGTGTTATTGGCCTTAATCCACATGCTGACATCTCCGGTATAACTCTCTTACTTGAGTGCGGCGACACGCCAGGATTGCAGGTTTTGAAAGACGAACACTGGGTTAATGTTGAGCCTGTCAATGGTGCAATTGTTGTAAACCTTGGCCATATCATGGAG ATTATAAGCAATGGGAATTACAAAGCCCCAGATCATAGAGCAGTGGTGAACAATTCAAAACAAAGAATGTCAATTGTTACTTTCTGCTATCCCAATCCATCTGTGGATATTGGACCCGCGGAGAAGCTTATCAAGTCAGGAAGCCCACCTGTATACAAGACCCTAACAAATGCTGAGTATTTTCATAGCTTTTTCAATCGAAAGCTTGAAGTTTCATTCATTGACAGCCTGAAAATCTAA